The following is a genomic window from Armatimonadota bacterium.
GCTTCACGGCATCCACCTGCAACTCCGCTGGGATCGCTACGAGGATGCGGTGAGAAAAGCAAGTCGGTAGCAAGGGAGTCGTCGCCGCCGCGGACACGGCACGGATCATCGGCGTTCGCGACTCGCCATCTGTCTGAGGCGTTCGTACAGCAGCAATGCGCACGCGACGCTGACGTTGAGCGATGTGACGTGCCCGACCATGGGGATGCGAACCAACGCGTCGCACGCGTCCCGCAGCGGCTGGCTCAACGCGCGATCCTCGCCGCCGAGAACGAACGCCACCGCGCCTGTCAGGTCGTGATCCCAGTAGTCGGCTTCCGCCTCCGGCTCGGCGCCAATTATAGTCACTCCCTTGCGACGCAGCGCCGCCAGCGCTTGCATCAGGCTCTGGCGAACAACCGGGATCGTCTCGCTCGCCCCCGTGGAAACCCGAACCGCCTCCGACCCGAGCTCGGCACCGCCGTGAGAGGGGAGGAGCACGGCGTCGGCGCCCGCCGCGTCCGCGGTCCGAAGGATCGCGCCCAGGTTGTGCTCGTGCAACAGCTCGCGCAACAGGACGAGACATGGCGTCCGCCCCTCCGACGCGCATCGATCGAGCACGGCCTTCAGTTTCACCTCGCCGCCCTCCGCCACGATCGCCACCACGCCCTGATGATTCGAGCCGCCCAGCCGATCCAACTCCGCCCGATCAACCACCCGCACGCGCACCCCTGCTGCCTTGGCCGCATCCGCGATAGCCGCCATCTTCGCCGACGCATGCGCTCCGCGGTCCACGTTCACCTCACGCACCCCTCCACCGCCCCGCAGTGCCATTAGAACGGCGTTGCGCCCCGCGATCACTCTCCTCTTCCCACGATCTGTGCGTTGCCTGCCCATTTGCCCGCAATTATAAGTCCGACCACTCGACCTGGCAACTCGTCCCGTCACGCCTCCCACCTCATCACATCGCCCGTCCAGTTCGCGCACCCGCGCACCGCTGCTTCCAGCGTGACCCTCGGGACCCCGCCCGCGTCGCCCATGACCTGCTTCGCTCTGCCCACGCGCCGGGGAGGGAGCAACGAGCAACGGCACGTCGCACGAGGCGCTCGCCTCATCGCCCGAACCCATCGCTCAACCTGGCGAGTTAACATAACCCTTATTATCGGACGCAAAATATGCCCCGCGCCCGGGCATCCCGGATTCATGTGAACACTCCAACGTCTTCTCCCCTGTTCTGCGTTGCCCGCGCCCCCTATCGCTGCGACACGGACGCGGCGTTCTACCTGCCGGCCGCATGTAGCTCAGACTTAGCAGCTTATCAACCGTCGCCCCTTTCTACCGCAACACCAATTGTCACAACGATCACACGGGCCCGCACGTTGCCTGCGGCTTCGGCCAAGCCCTTGCCTTCGACACCGCCGTCGCAGCGGCCGGTGGGAGCTCATGTTTTTCCTGAGATGACTCCGCGCTTTGGACCGGCAACGATCATCGCGCTACATCCCAGATGCTTACGACGGCGTTTATGGGATCGAAGGCGGACTCCCGGCCGCGAATGACCGAAAGTTGTCTGCTCGTTGTGTGGGGTGCGCGGCCATCTACGCGGTTCTCATTCCCTAACGGCAATGTTTGCCGTGATGCAAACGGACGTGTGCGACAGCTTTCGACAACGCATAACCTCAGCCAGGGCGATCGGGACGGTCTGCGGCGCGGCCCTCTGGTAAACCCTTCCGTCGTTATGGAATATAGGTGCGACACGCGGCTCAACGGCGAGCGCGCAGCGTACCCCGTAGACGTTTCGGTCAGCGACCGAAGCAGCAGCAAACGACAATAGTTGACGCAGCATCAAACGCACTCTACTTGGAGGCCAACGTGATGTCACGGTATCGGTGCGCTCTTGGCGTCGCACTGCTCTTGCTTGCGGTATGCAGCGTGGCGGCCGACGACAACACCTCCCCTTCTCCGGAAGCACTTGTAGCGAGCGAGTTGCTCTTGTTCCAGGAAATCCCGGAGGTGGTCACCGCAGCCAAGGAAACCCAGCCCATCACGGAGTCGCCTTCGACGATCAGTATCATCACCGCCGAGGACATCCGCCGCTCCGGGGCGACGACCGTGCCTGATGTTCTGCGCTCGATTCCAGGCCTCGACGTGATGGCGGTGACTGCGTCCGACGTCAACGTATCCGCCCGGGGGTTCAACCGCCTGCTCGCCAACAAGATGCTCGTGCTGGTGGACGGGCGCTCCGTGTACCAGGATATGCTTGGCGTGACGCTGTGGGCGACGCTGCCGTTGGTCCTCGACGACATCGAGCGCATCGAAGTCGTCCGCGGTCCGGGCTCCGCCCTTTATGGCGCGAATGCATTCAACGGCATCATCAACATCATCACCAAGACGCCGCAGGAGACCCCGACGCTGCTTGCGAGTCACGTCACCGGCGCGCAGGGCATGGCAGCCACATCGCTGCTCCACGCCGGCCGCGTACGAGACACCGATTACAAGATCTCCCTCGCCACGGATCGCCTCGACGCGTGGGATGAAGACGCAAATCAGGCGATGGGGCTCGATCGGACATCTCACGACTTCGACCGCTGGAACGTCGCGCTGCAGCGCCCCGTCGCTCGCGGCGTCATCACCGGATACGCAGGGGCCAGCGACGGACACGTCCAGATCCTCCCCGATGAAGCGTGGGGTATCATTGACTACGCGAGTGACCTCGAGTACTGGAACCTCGTCTACGAGGAGTCCGACTTGCTCGTGCAGGGCTTCTGGAATCACGGCGAGCAGGTCGTTCTGTCCGACCTCGACGACTGGGTGGAGTTCCATACCTATGACCTCGAGGTCCAGAAGCGGCTGCAGCCGCGGCCCCGACATTCCATGATTCTCGGTGCCACCTGGCGCCATAATAAAGTGGACCTCAGCGAGGAGCAGGACTATACCCAGCGGCTCTACGGCGCCTACGTCCAGGATCACTACGTGAACGACAAGGGCGTCTCGGTCGTCGCGGGGTTGCGCTTCGACCATCATCCGCTCACCGGCGAGCATCTCAGCCCGCGCGCGAGCGTCGTGTACAGCCCGCGCAAAGGGGAGAGTTACCGCGCCTCCGCGTCCACCGCGTACCGCAATCCATCGTTCTTCGAGTCGTACCTCGACCTGCGGCAGAACGACGTCATGCCGGGCGTGGATCTGTGGTGGTACGGCAACGAGAGCCTCGGTGCGGAGAAGATCACGTCGTACGAGGTGGGGTACCAGGCCGTCGTCAACCCGCGACTGCGCTGGGAGGTTGACGCGTTCTATAACAAGCTCGACGACTTCATCGTCAAGACCCCGGTTGCGGGGCCGCCGCGCATCGAGTTCACGTACCTCAACAGCGGGGGCGCGACGGCGAAGGGCGTTGAAGCCGGCCTGGAGTTCATCCTCGCGCCGGAACTCCGGGGCTTCGCCAACTACTCCTACCAAGACGTGACCGACGACGACACCGGAGATCGTTTGCGCTCGGCGCCGCGCAACAAGGTTAACGTCGGCCTGCGCTACACACAGTCGCAGTTCACCGCCGACGCGTTCGCGCATTACGCTGCCTCGACGGATTGGGAAGGACGCTACCTGCCCTCCTATACGCTCGTCAACGCTCGCGTCGGGTACACGCTGCCGGAGCGGGATCTCGAGGTATTCCTGGCCGCGTACAACCTGGCCAAGGACACCCACCAGGAGTATCCGACGGGCGTCGAGATCGGCCGGCGCGTCACCGCGGGGGTCCGCTACTCCTTCTAAGCGGCCCTCCCGCCGGAACCGCGCGCCTCGTCACGCGAACCCGCCTCGTGGCACCCCCAGGCGGTGGGCGCGCGGCTGTTGACGCCTCGGTGAGCAAGTCGGGCGCTCCGCGAATGCACCGACCCCATTAGCGCGAATTGGCGCGACATTCGCACGGAATCGCCAGGAACGTCAGCGCGAAGCGCAGAAATGCCCTGCTCAACTCGCGGACGCTACTGCGAATGGCCACTCCAATTCGTGCTCTGAGACGGCTTCTCCTCGGCGAGCGCTTGCCCACCTCGCGCGCGATGCACGAGCGTCTGCCCAAGCTTCTCGCGCTCCCGGTTTTCGCGTCGGACGCCATTTCGTCTTCCGCGTACGCGACGGAGGAGATCCTTCTGGCCCTGGCAATTGCCGGGTCGGGAGCTCTCCGCTATTCCCCCGCCGTGGGCGCGGCCATCGCGGTGCTGTTTGCCGTCGTCGCGATTTCATATCGCCAGACGGTCATCGCCTATCCGTCCGGCGGTGGCGCGTATGTCGTGGCGCGCGAGAATCTCGGGCTCTATCCCGGCCTCGTCGCCGCGGCTGCGCTCCTCACCGACTACGTCCTGACCGTCGCGGTGAGCACCGCCGCCGGGGTCGCCGCCGTGGTTTCGGCGGCTCCGGTCCTGGCGCAGCACCGCGTGGAACTGTGCATCCTGGCCATCGCCTTCGTCACCATCGCGAACCTGCGCGGGGTCAGGGAATCCGGAAGGCTCTTCGCGGGACCGACCTACCTCTTCGTCGCCAGCGTTGTCCTCATGCTCCTATTCGCCGCGATGCGGCAAGCCGTCTCTCCCGGCTCGGCGCACGCTGCACCACCATACCTGGCTGCCCAGCAGCCGCTTACCATCTTCCTGGTGCTGCGCGCGTTCGCCTCCGGCTGCGCCGCACTGACTGGCATCGAAGCTATCGCGAACAGCGTTCCCGCGTTTCGCCCACCTGAGTCCCGCAACGCGGCCGCCACCCTGCTGTTGATGATGACGATCTGCATCGCACTCTTTCTCGGCATAACCGCCTTCGCCCAGCTGTTCCATATTGCTCCCGACCCGACGGGACATGAAACCGTGGTTTCCCAACTCGGCCGCGCGGTCTTCGGCGGCGGGCTGCTCTACTACGTCTTGCAGGCAGCCACTGCGATGATTCTGCTCCTCGCCGCCAACACGAGCTTCACCGGCTTCCCGCGGTTGGCATCCGTCATGGCGCGGGACGGCGTTGCCCCACGACAACTGGCAAACCTGGGCGATCGCCTGGTGTTCAACAACGGCATCGTGCTCCTCGGCTTGTTCTCGGCGCTGCTCGTCGTGCTCTTTGGCGGCATGACCCACGCCCTGATTCCCCTCTATGCTGTGGGAGTCTTCATCTCGTTCACGCTCTCCCAGGCCGGGATGGTACGGTACTGGCACAAACGGCGAACGCCCGGCTGGCGCGTGAGCGCGGCCGTCAATGCTGTTGGCGCAGTCGCGACTGGGATCGTCCTCGCCGTAGTGGCGGGCGTGAAGTTCGTTCACGGCGCATGGATCGTGCTCGTGATCATCCCGGTCCTGATCTGGCTGCTGCTCAAGGTCGCGCAGCACTACCGCAGCCTCGCCGCCGCGCTCACGACTCAGGGATACCAGGCGCCGCGAGGCATCCACCATACCGTGCTCGTACTCGTGCCCGGCCTCCACCGCGGCGTCATCTCGGCGCTGCTCTACGCCAGGACCATCGCACCAGAGTGTGAAGCCGTCTTCGTCGAGGTTGACCCCGCCGAAACCGCGCGGCTTCAGGAGAAGTGGCGTGGCCTGGGCCTCGGCATTCCCCTGACCGTGCTCAAGTCGCCGTGGCGCTCGTTAACCGAGCCGATCATAGAGTACATCAGGACGGTGCGCGCGGAGAGGCACGCGGACGTCGTGACCGTCGTCCTCCCCGAGTTCGCCACGACGCACTGGTGGCACCGGCTGCTGCACAACCAATCGGGGTTGCTGCTGAAGTTTGCCCTGATGTGGGAGCCTGGCGTGGTGGTAACGAATGTCCGCTACCACGTCGGCCAGTGACCGCGAACGGCAGGCCACGCCGTGGCGGTCTGGAACTGTGTTTCGGTGATTGCCTATGGCTTACAACAACATCATGGCCGTATATGATGGTACCCTGGCGGCCGACGACCTGCTCGACATGGTCTGCCGCATCGCCCGCGCCCATCGCGCGCGCCTGACGATTCTGCACATCGACCTCGTGCCGCTCCAACAGCCGCTGCCCGCGTATCAGCCGGGCGCCGATGATGCAATTGACGCCCTGGTCGCCAAAGGGGAGAAGCTCGCCGACGGCAGAGGCGTCAAGGCTGCCTCGGCGGTGCGGTATGCCCGAGCAGTCGGCGCCGCGGTGATCGCCGAGGCGCGGGTGCGCGGCATAGACCTGGTGGCTCTGCTCGTCCCTCCGCAGGACAAGCTGCCGCCGGACCGCTGCCTCTCCACTGACATCGAGATCGTCCTGCATCGCCTCGGTTGCTCCGTCCTCCTTTGCCGACCCGCGCGGTAGCGAGGTCGTGGTTCTCGGGACGCGCTCACGTGTCCACCTCGCGGCTGCAGGACATGCCCGCGAGCCGGTGGAACCTGGGTCCGGTACCGGCGCGCTTCGGCACGATCCGTCTGACGGCCTGCGCGCCTGCCCGTGCCACCATGGGAATCCGCTCGGAAAGGAAATGCAGACATGGCGAGGCGTCGAGACATCTCCGGCGCGGCCGCGAGACTGGCCGCGGCCTGCATGGTGTGGGGGATTGCTAGCGTGCCGCTCGCAGCCAATGTCGCCGCGTTGCCTCCCCTACCCCGCCTCGAGCAAAAGGCGGCCGCCGGCACGCGCGCTTACGCGTCCGGCAGGGCTCTGGTGCTTGAGAACGAGCGCACGCGGGTCGCATTTCTGAGGGACGATGCCGGATACCGCGCCGCGGTCTGGTTCGCCCACGACGGCAAGCGATACGCTCAGGTCGGCATAACCTCCCCGCTTGGCGATGTTGTCTCACAGGGTCCCGGCGACAAGAGCGAGCGACTCGTGATCGTGCCCGCCTCGGGTGCCCCGAGTCAAAGCCAGGGCAGCGCGGCCGTGGCTTTCGAGTGGCAAGGCGCCGACAGCGCCGGCGTGATGTGGCGGGCGAGGCTGGACTTCCGTCTCGCGGCAGGCGCAGCGCGCGCGTCCGTGGTGTACACGCTGTCCGCGGATCGGGCTGCCAAGCTGCTCCGGTTCACCGGGCCCTCGCTCTACGCGGGCGGAGGGTCGTTCGGCGCGGACAAGAGCTTCGCGCTGTTTGCCGGCCTCGAATACCTAATGGACGACGAGCGCTCGTCGAGCCGCCGCGATGCCGCCGAGCCCATCAACCTGCGCCTGGTTCCGCACCCATTCAAGGTGACCATGCCGGTCATGGCCGTGTCGCACGGCCAGTACTTGACGGCGATCCTCTGGGATCAGCGTCAGCTCTGGGACGGGAAGAACTACACCCTCTCCGCGGAATTCGCGTCGCCGAACTGGCACGAAGGACGCGACAACCATCTGATGCGTCTATT
Proteins encoded in this region:
- the rlmB gene encoding 23S rRNA (guanosine(2251)-2'-O)-methyltransferase RlmB → MIAGRNAVLMALRGGGGVREVNVDRGAHASAKMAAIADAAKAAGVRVRVVDRAELDRLGGSNHQGVVAIVAEGGEVKLKAVLDRCASEGRTPCLVLLRELLHEHNLGAILRTADAAGADAVLLPSHGGAELGSEAVRVSTGASETIPVVRQSLMQALAALRRKGVTIIGAEPEAEADYWDHDLTGAVAFVLGGEDRALSQPLRDACDALVRIPMVGHVTSLNVSVACALLLYERLRQMASRERR
- a CDS encoding TonB-dependent receptor; this translates as MSRYRCALGVALLLLAVCSVAADDNTSPSPEALVASELLLFQEIPEVVTAAKETQPITESPSTISIITAEDIRRSGATTVPDVLRSIPGLDVMAVTASDVNVSARGFNRLLANKMLVLVDGRSVYQDMLGVTLWATLPLVLDDIERIEVVRGPGSALYGANAFNGIINIITKTPQETPTLLASHVTGAQGMAATSLLHAGRVRDTDYKISLATDRLDAWDEDANQAMGLDRTSHDFDRWNVALQRPVARGVITGYAGASDGHVQILPDEAWGIIDYASDLEYWNLVYEESDLLVQGFWNHGEQVVLSDLDDWVEFHTYDLEVQKRLQPRPRHSMILGATWRHNKVDLSEEQDYTQRLYGAYVQDHYVNDKGVSVVAGLRFDHHPLTGEHLSPRASVVYSPRKGESYRASASTAYRNPSFFESYLDLRQNDVMPGVDLWWYGNESLGAEKITSYEVGYQAVVNPRLRWEVDAFYNKLDDFIVKTPVAGPPRIEFTYLNSGGATAKGVEAGLEFILAPELRGFANYSYQDVTDDDTGDRLRSAPRNKVNVGLRYTQSQFTADAFAHYAASTDWEGRYLPSYTLVNARVGYTLPERDLEVFLAAYNLAKDTHQEYPTGVEIGRRVTAGVRYSF
- a CDS encoding APC family permease, with protein sequence MATPIRALRRLLLGERLPTSRAMHERLPKLLALPVFASDAISSSAYATEEILLALAIAGSGALRYSPAVGAAIAVLFAVVAISYRQTVIAYPSGGGAYVVARENLGLYPGLVAAAALLTDYVLTVAVSTAAGVAAVVSAAPVLAQHRVELCILAIAFVTIANLRGVRESGRLFAGPTYLFVASVVLMLLFAAMRQAVSPGSAHAAPPYLAAQQPLTIFLVLRAFASGCAALTGIEAIANSVPAFRPPESRNAAATLLLMMTICIALFLGITAFAQLFHIAPDPTGHETVVSQLGRAVFGGGLLYYVLQAATAMILLLAANTSFTGFPRLASVMARDGVAPRQLANLGDRLVFNNGIVLLGLFSALLVVLFGGMTHALIPLYAVGVFISFTLSQAGMVRYWHKRRTPGWRVSAAVNAVGAVATGIVLAVVAGVKFVHGAWIVLVIIPVLIWLLLKVAQHYRSLAAALTTQGYQAPRGIHHTVLVLVPGLHRGVISALLYARTIAPECEAVFVEVDPAETARLQEKWRGLGLGIPLTVLKSPWRSLTEPIIEYIRTVRAERHADVVTVVLPEFATTHWWHRLLHNQSGLLLKFALMWEPGVVVTNVRYHVGQ
- a CDS encoding universal stress protein, yielding MAYNNIMAVYDGTLAADDLLDMVCRIARAHRARLTILHIDLVPLQQPLPAYQPGADDAIDALVAKGEKLADGRGVKAASAVRYARAVGAAVIAEARVRGIDLVALLVPPQDKLPPDRCLSTDIEIVLHRLGCSVLLCRPAR